A single window of Rhodococcus jostii RHA1 DNA harbors:
- the gltX gene encoding glutamate--tRNA ligase, translated as MTTSEVRVRFCPSPTGTPHVGLVRTALFNWAFARHNGGSFVFRIEDTDAARDSEESYQAILDALRWLGLNWDEGPEVGGPYEPYRQSQRRDLHLDVVAKLLAAGEAYESFSTPEEVEERHKAAGRDPKLGYDNFDRDLTPDQRQAFLDEGRKPVVRLRMPDHDLTWDDLVRGETTFKAGTVPDFALTRGNGIPLYTLVNPVDDALMKITHVLRGEDLLSSTPRQLALYEAMQRIGVADFTPRFGHLPFVMGQGNKKLSKRDPESNLFIHRDRGFVPEGLLNYLALLGWGISDDHDVFSLDEMVAAFDISKVNSNPARFDQKKADAINAEHIRLLEPADFAARLRAFLTLHGHLGETVDESVFATAAELVQTRIVVLSDAWDLLKFLFVDEADFAIDPAAAAKNLGADSAPVLDAALASLDAVEAWDAASLEEALKTALVDELGLKPRKAFAPVRVAVTGSHISPPLYESMELLGRDVSLSRLRSARAGVAG; from the coding sequence ATGACCACAAGCGAAGTTCGCGTCCGTTTCTGCCCGTCGCCCACCGGAACCCCGCATGTGGGGCTCGTCCGAACCGCCCTGTTCAACTGGGCGTTCGCCCGTCACAACGGTGGGTCGTTCGTGTTCCGCATCGAGGACACCGATGCTGCCCGTGACAGCGAGGAGTCGTACCAGGCGATCCTGGACGCGCTGCGCTGGCTCGGATTGAACTGGGACGAGGGCCCCGAGGTCGGGGGACCGTACGAGCCCTACCGTCAGTCCCAGCGACGGGACCTGCATCTGGACGTCGTCGCGAAACTGCTCGCGGCGGGCGAGGCGTACGAGTCGTTCTCGACGCCCGAGGAGGTCGAGGAGCGGCACAAGGCGGCCGGCCGCGATCCCAAGCTCGGCTACGACAACTTCGATCGTGATCTGACGCCGGATCAGCGACAGGCGTTCCTCGACGAGGGCCGCAAGCCCGTGGTCCGGCTGCGGATGCCGGACCACGACCTGACGTGGGACGACCTCGTGCGCGGCGAGACGACGTTCAAGGCCGGAACCGTTCCCGACTTCGCCCTCACCCGCGGCAACGGGATTCCGCTGTACACGTTGGTCAACCCGGTCGACGACGCGTTGATGAAGATCACACACGTGCTGCGCGGCGAGGACCTGCTGTCGTCGACGCCGCGGCAGCTCGCCCTCTACGAGGCGATGCAGCGGATCGGCGTGGCCGATTTCACTCCGAGGTTCGGGCATCTGCCGTTCGTCATGGGGCAGGGCAACAAGAAACTGTCCAAGCGCGATCCCGAGTCGAACCTCTTCATCCATCGAGACCGCGGTTTCGTTCCGGAGGGATTGTTGAATTACCTGGCGCTGCTGGGCTGGGGCATTTCCGACGACCACGACGTGTTCTCGCTGGACGAGATGGTCGCCGCCTTCGATATCTCCAAGGTCAATTCCAATCCGGCCCGGTTCGACCAGAAAAAGGCCGACGCGATCAACGCCGAGCACATCCGGCTGCTCGAGCCCGCTGATTTCGCCGCGCGCCTGCGCGCGTTCCTGACGCTCCACGGTCATCTCGGGGAGACCGTGGACGAGTCCGTCTTCGCGACCGCCGCCGAACTGGTCCAGACGCGCATCGTGGTCCTGTCCGACGCCTGGGATCTGCTGAAGTTCCTGTTCGTCGACGAGGCCGACTTCGCGATCGACCCGGCCGCCGCTGCCAAGAACCTGGGCGCCGACTCCGCACCGGTTCTCGACGCCGCCCTCGCGTCGCTGGACGCAGTCGAGGCATGGGATGCGGCCTCACTGGAAGAGGCCCTCAAGACCGCTCTCGTGGACGAACTGGGCCTCAAGCCACGTAAGGCGTTCGCGCCGGTTCGTGTGGCCGTGACGGGCTCGCACATCAGCCCGCCGCTCTACGAATCGATGGAACTGCTCGGACGCGACGTGTCGCTGTCCCGGCTGCGCTCTGCGCGGGCCGGCGTCGCCGGCTAG
- a CDS encoding pyridoxamine 5'-phosphate oxidase family protein, whose amino-acid sequence MGKNQRSQITMTDSEIAEFVDRSRIATLATVAADGRSHLVAMWYAVIDGEIWFETKSKSQKAVNLRRDDRVTVLIEDGQTYDTLRGISVEGRAEIVEDPDAMFAVGVSVWERYTGPYTDDLRPAIDQLLHKRVVVRIVPERIRSWDHAKLGLPAMPVGGTTAAYLETADRRA is encoded by the coding sequence ATGGGGAAGAACCAACGATCGCAGATCACGATGACGGATTCGGAGATCGCCGAATTCGTGGATCGGAGCCGGATCGCCACGCTCGCAACGGTGGCAGCGGACGGCCGGTCCCATCTGGTCGCCATGTGGTACGCCGTGATCGACGGCGAGATCTGGTTCGAGACGAAGTCGAAATCGCAGAAGGCGGTCAACCTGCGCCGTGACGACCGCGTCACCGTCCTGATCGAGGACGGCCAGACGTACGACACCCTGCGCGGAATCTCCGTCGAGGGCCGGGCGGAGATCGTGGAGGACCCGGACGCGATGTTCGCGGTCGGCGTCAGCGTGTGGGAACGGTACACCGGGCCCTACACCGACGATCTGCGTCCCGCCATCGATCAGCTGCTGCACAAGCGGGTTGTCGTGCGGATCGTTCCCGAGCGCATCAGAAGCTGGGATCACGCCAAGCTCGGCCTGCCCGCGATGCCGGTGGGCGGGACCACGGCCGCGTACCTGGAGACGGCCGACCGCCGCGCCTGA
- a CDS encoding DUF5302 domain-containing protein, with protein MTDASNEDTKKKFREALERKNHQAGLSTDHKDGHSKAHEAHGPADHKREFRRKTG; from the coding sequence ATGACCGACGCCAGTAACGAGGACACGAAAAAGAAATTCCGCGAAGCACTCGAGCGGAAGAATCATCAGGCCGGACTGTCCACCGATCACAAGGACGGACATTCCAAGGCGCACGAGGCGCATGGGCCTGCCGACCACAAACGCGAATTCCGCCGCAAGACGGGATAA
- a CDS encoding IclR family transcriptional regulator, translating to MRQHSGIGVLDKAVGVLHAVAEKPCSLTELCSRTGLPRATAHRLAVGLEVHRLLTRDSDGLWCPGPGLAELAATANDPLVSAAALVLPRLREITGESVQLYRREGTQRICVAAMEPPTGLRDTVLVGARLPMSAGSGAKVLLAWADPQTQRAILPDAAFGERVLLEVRRRGWAQSAAEREPGVASVAAPVRDAGGAVIAAISVSGPIDRMGRRPGARWAADLLAAAEALHKRL from the coding sequence ATGAGACAGCATAGCGGCATCGGAGTCCTTGACAAAGCGGTGGGCGTGCTGCATGCCGTGGCCGAGAAGCCCTGCAGCCTCACCGAACTGTGCTCGCGCACCGGACTCCCCCGCGCCACCGCCCACCGGCTGGCCGTCGGGCTCGAGGTCCACCGCCTCTTGACCCGCGACTCCGACGGGCTGTGGTGCCCCGGTCCCGGCCTCGCCGAACTCGCTGCAACGGCTAACGATCCGCTCGTCTCGGCGGCGGCGCTCGTCCTTCCGCGGCTGCGCGAGATCACCGGTGAGAGCGTGCAGTTGTACCGCCGGGAAGGCACCCAGCGCATCTGTGTGGCGGCGATGGAGCCGCCCACGGGTCTCCGCGACACCGTTCTCGTCGGGGCACGACTGCCGATGAGCGCCGGCTCGGGCGCCAAGGTCCTTCTCGCCTGGGCCGACCCACAGACCCAGCGCGCGATCCTTCCCGACGCGGCGTTCGGCGAACGCGTGCTGCTCGAGGTCCGCAGGCGCGGCTGGGCACAGAGCGCCGCCGAGCGGGAACCCGGTGTCGCCAGTGTCGCCGCACCCGTGCGGGATGCCGGCGGCGCTGTCATCGCAGCAATTTCGGTGTCCGGTCCCATCGACAGAATGGGCAGGCGACCCGGCGCCCGGTGGGCGGCCGACCTTCTCGCCGCCGCCGAGGCGTTGCACAAGAGGCTCTGA